GCCAACCAGGACGCGTAAGCCTACGCAACATCCCGGAATACCAGCGGAAAGCATGGGCCGGATGCGGCAAGGCCCTTGCGAAACGATTGAATTGCCGGTCACAATCCCGTCGCAACGACGCCAAAAAAGATGGGAGGCCGGTCGTGAAACTCGTGCGCTTTGGACCCAAGGGCAAGGAAAAGCCCGGACTGATCGACCCCCAGGGGAAGATCCGCGATCTGTCGGATGTCGTCCCTGATATTGCGGGCGCCGCCCTGACCAAGAAGGGCCTCGCCAAGATCGCCAAGGCGAACTGGAAGAAGCTGCCGGTGGTTTCCAGCCGCGCGCGCATCGGCTCCTGCGTCGGTGGCGTCGGCAATTTCATCGCGGTCGGCCTCAACTATGCCGACCATGCCGCCGAGACCGGCGCGCCGATCCCCTCCGAACCGATCCTGTTCAACAAGGCGCCCTCCTGCATCCAGGGCCCCGACGACGACGTCATGCTGCCGAAGAAGTCGGTGAAGACCGACTGGGAGGTCGAGCTTGCCATCGTCATCGGCGAGCGCTGCCGCTACGTCACCAAGAAGGATGCCCTGTCGGTGGTCGCCGGCTTCTGCATCTGCAACGACGTCTCCGAGCGCGCCTACCAGATCGAGCGCGGGGGACAGTGGATGAAGGGCAAGGGCTGCGAGACCTTCGGTCCGCTCGGCCCCTGGCTCGTCACCACCGACGAGATCGCCGACGTGCAGAAGCTCGGCATGTGGCTCGACGTCAACGGCGTGCGCATGCAAACCGGCTCGACCAAGACCATGATCTTCGACGTGAAGACCATCGTCTCCTACATCTCGGAATTCATGGTCCTGGAGCCCGGCGACGTCATCACCACGGGCACCCCGCCCGGCGTTGGCCTCGGCATGAAGCCGCCGAAATTCCTCAAGGCCGGCGACACGATGGCGCTCGGCATCGATGGCCTCGGCGTGCAGAAGCAGAAGGTCATCGCCTGGAAGTGAGGCGAGACCTGAATCGGAACGTGAGCTGAAACGGCCACTCCGAATCTGAATCAGAACATGAGGAACCCCGGTGAAAGCCGGGGTTTTTCAATGGGATGGACCGGCCAGCGGAATCAGATTGCGGCTACTGACAAGAGCAACGAGAGCGACATTCAGCGCAGGCTGGTCGTTGTCCCGGACCCGCCCCGTCTGCACAGACGTCATCCCCGGCGAGCGAAGCGAGGGAAGGGGATCCAGGAGCCACCAAGGCCTGCATCATCGGCAGCGGCCGCTGCGAGACCCGGACACACGGCCCCTGGACCCCCTTCCCTCCCTCGGCCAAAGGCCTCGGTCGCCGGGGGTGACGGCGTGGCTAGCGGCTTCGGCCAGCCGTCTGACTCTGGGACCAGCGAAGCGATCCGCCATTCACGCAACGCCCCTCGTCCGCCCCTCCCAATAGGGCGCGCGCAGCACCTTCCGGTCCACCTTGCCAAGCCCGGTCACCGGGATCGCGTCGACGAAATTGACCGTCTTCGGCGACCAGGGCGCACCGCGTCGTTCCTTCACATGGGCCTGCAATTCCGCCGCCCCCGCATTGGCGCCGGGCTTCAGCACCACGAAGGCGGTGACAGCTTCGCCCCATTTCTCGTCAGGGATCCCGATCACCGCGGCGGACGCGACGGATGGATGCGCCATCAGCGCGTCCTCCACCTCGCGGGGATAGATGTTGAAGCCGCCGGAGATGATCATGTCCTTGGTCCGGTCGACGATATAGAGATAGCCC
This region of Phreatobacter aquaticus genomic DNA includes:
- a CDS encoding fumarylacetoacetate hydrolase family protein; the encoded protein is MKLVRFGPKGKEKPGLIDPQGKIRDLSDVVPDIAGAALTKKGLAKIAKANWKKLPVVSSRARIGSCVGGVGNFIAVGLNYADHAAETGAPIPSEPILFNKAPSCIQGPDDDVMLPKKSVKTDWEVELAIVIGERCRYVTKKDALSVVAGFCICNDVSERAYQIERGGQWMKGKGCETFGPLGPWLVTTDEIADVQKLGMWLDVNGVRMQTGSTKTMIFDVKTIVSYISEFMVLEPGDVITTGTPPGVGLGMKPPKFLKAGDTMALGIDGLGVQKQKVIAWK